Below is a window of Nicotiana tabacum cultivar K326 chromosome 19, ASM71507v2, whole genome shotgun sequence DNA.
aagaggcagtcaatagtgaaatagaatcaatattgaacaaccatacatgagaattggttgatcttcctcctggaaataaacctttgggttctaaatgaatttttaagagaaaaatcaaagatgatggcactattgataaattcaaggcaagactcgtagtcaaagggtatagacaacgagaaggtctagactactttgatacatactctccagttacaagaattacgtccatacagatgttagtagcattagctgcagtgtatggtcttgaaattcatcaaatggatgttaagacggccttcttaaatggagagttggaggaagaaatttacatggaacaacctgaaggggttgtggttccaggtaaagaaaagaaagtatgtagacttgttaagtttctttacggactaaaacaagcacccaaataatgacatgcgaaatttgaccaaataatgtTGTCAAATAGtattaagataaatgaatgtgataaatgtgtgtacattaaaaatgttccaaatcacatagtcattgtttgcctatatgtggatgatatgctgataatgagtaatgacattgccaacataaatgctactaagcgtatgctcaatagcaagtttgatatgaaagacttgggagttgctgatttaattctggaattaagatccataagactcctcaaggtctggcattgtcacaatctcattatattaagacagtacttgaaaaattcaagcacttgagctttaaagttgcaaagactccaattgacgtgaatcttgcattagcaaagaataaaggccaaagtaTATCACAATTgaattatgctcgtgtgttgggatgcttaatgtatatcatgaattgtacacgaccagatatagcttgtgctataagtaaacttagtcgatatacgagcaatccaggccaatctcattggatggaaatgaaacgagttttgggatatttagaacagaCCCAGAACTTTGagttgcactacagtaaattccctgcggtgattgagggatactgtgatgcaaattggatcaccggttcaactgattctaagtccacgagtggatatgtattcactattggtagaggagcggtatcttgaaagtcgtccaaacaaacatgtattgcccgctctacaatggaggctgaattcatagccttagataaagccggtgaagaagctgaatggctccagaatttcttggaagacattctattttggcccaaaccattggtaccaatatgcatacattgtgatagtcaagcggcaattggaagggctgtgagcgttatgtataacggtaaatctcgtcatatacgatgaagacataaaaccgttaggcaattactctctagaggaattatcacgattgactatgtaaagtcaagtgataatgtgtcggatccacttacaaaaggcctaactagagaggtagttgagaaatcatcaaggggaatggggctatggccgagaacaagtcattgtggcggtaactctacctagaagactggagatcccaagatctaggttcaaggagatcaaacaaagtcattaatgacggttcaacattgtcaaataaaattttagtccgttctcgtgatgagacaatgttcagtaccaaggataaagcattaaggctttttaataatttttaaatttgatacggggtatatcaaatagtgtatctacaggatgacacgtttaggaatcacctatgtaagtgtgaagtgttagccgcttcaaggagaactttgtaaggccagttctctacgcacttatgaaaccatgCGGTGTTCATgactgaaacgaacacaacaatgagaaccaaagacggttaagggttgattgtgtgacttatggttgtctaggtatacaccaaagatcgacagttcaaagatatcaaatctaccgattgaccgagtatatccgacataagttcactacggaaagttcaaagggaaatgagggtgaatgggaaatggaggaaaaaatgaaatttttgagtaaaattttaagtttccccctcttgacaatgagacattgtcctatattggaagaggaaaagatttttgatgggtatatatataattgctcttcttgtagctcttaaagagttaagaagaaagcaagcctcgcgccgtcgtcgtcgtcgctcgctcggcttcggcttcggcttcggcttcggcttcggattcggattcggactttgtgttcgctgaaacactgtgtgtgattcgttctattctgggaggaaataatccataaccttgggtactaggagggaattaaattccttaaggaaacactgtgaattcagtgggctcgaattaattactgtttcattacgataattTATATTTCCCAGAATTATTGTTTACAAATACAACAATATTAGCGGGACTAACAGTTCTGTGCGATAGAGTCAACCCAGAAGACATTGAGGGGAGATTCGATTTCAGGTGGATGATCACCCTCCAAACCAACTGAGCAATCCCGATGGATCAATTTTTTTAACTAGCGAATATAATTAACTTTTTGCCGGTCGACCAAATTTGTAACTTCGTCCTTTTTTTCCTTCGTTCCAGAGATATACCAAGTGAGTACTAGATTAGTTGCCAACTTTCATTTGTATCCACAAAACAAATATGGTACTATTACAAAATCTTTTCTTCCAAAAAAGACATGCTTTTCTCATGCCAAAACACAAAACTCCCAACTTTAGCTCTGTTTAAATTCTCATAGCATTAGTTCCTTCACCAAGTCATTTGAACTAGTTATTTCAACAAGTCaagtcctcctcctcctcttcttcttctcgagTTCTCTCCTTTCTACTTCACCATAATAATGAATTCAGACAGTCACAGGGTCATTTCTTGTAAAGGTGAAATTTTCTCTCTACTTAATTAttaggaaataaaaaataaaatatttttctcttccaATGAGTGACAAAATCAGAAATTTTACTAAggggtgttcataatttataatatatataatttgacCTATATATACAACGGTATAATTTTCAACCAACCATCCTTGGCCGACCGAATGATTTCTCTACTTAGCGAGTAATtggctttttttttaaaaattgttttgaTAGTATATATTAATAGTTGATTTAATTTGCACCCAAAAATGCAGCTGCGGTAGTATGGAAATCAGGAGAGGAATTGAAATTGGAAGAGATAGAAGTGGAtccaccaaattccacagaagtTAGAATTAAGATGATGTATGCAAGTCTGTGTGGAACTGATGTTCTATGCTGCAATGGCTTTCCAAAGGTGGGTTTGTTTGCACTCTTCAAAAATATCAGTGTGCATGTAAGATCCTCCAAAAGTACTCGATGCTTTTTTGGAGGACCCGACATAGATGCGATAATATATTTGAAAAGTCCAAATAACGTAACCTATGACAATTTTTTTATAAGTAACCTTTGTCATATTACACACATATATTAATTTCTAacaattattttctttctttcttccctttttggTTCTTTTTTGTTGTCTCAATTCCCAGCCTTTGTTTCCTCGCATTCCTGGGCATGAAGGAGTTGGGTAAATCTCTCTCTCACTCAACAAATGCAAacacattttttatattttttatttttcattcagtGTTCGGAAACTCTTATTTGGTCTCGATTAATCCAAAATCATGTCGCGTAATAAGGCTCATTTTAAAGGGGGAAGTGCTCCctactaaaaaaataatttccattCATAGGGATCGAAACCTAgaactaggggtgtacatagaccaggttggttcggtttttatcaaagccaaaccaaaccaactatatcggtttggattggttcggttttgtcggacTTTTCGTGGTTTTCGGGTATTTTgatacttaaatattatttcaatcttactttgttaaatttttgataagaaaatatatgtttagtaaaaatataaaaaattaacaaacatattatctattaaagtattcgtatgacaaaattttcttagtaacacataatagtttTAGTCATCTGTCAATAATGTTTCGTTGATGTATACTtttaaggttaaccgaatttagtaattaaacataaaaatcaatatgataccttaataataataatcacttcacattcgaaaaagatataacaatttaatagatcttaacatatgatatgaatatggaaTAACAAATTAGAGATTGGCGTGACCATACAATCAATTACTTAAGGCTAATAAATATAGAGCACTAcatatattattaaatattatatcccgcaagagaatcccaaatatttttagacatttaaaaaaaaattatatataaaatcttaaaagtatatataaaaattatatatttatatgtcggtttagTTCGGTTTTTTACTcaatatcaaatcaaatcaaacctagtcgggttatttaatcgatttgatttgacttttcggtttggtacGTTTTTTCCATTCGTTTTTAAATGATTTGTATTACAACATTTAATCTCATTTTTGTCTTGTACCCAGCGAGCTGCCGATTATCTATTTAAAGTTGTTTCATTGTGCTTTATTGATAAAGATTGGGTACTTTTTATGAATCAAAATCAATGTTAAACTATAGTACAAAGATCAAATTTTCTCATAACTAACTATTATTTATATGAAATTGTTTCTTAGCTAGCTGAATAGCAATCGCTGATCTAAATAATTACAAACCCAATCATGCATGCTCTTAAATTATTGTCATGTGTTACTTTTCAAAAATGACTTTTTTGGGCAAATCTTGCAAAACGATATAACAACATATACCCAAGGGCGTGACTTAGTGGTTAATAAAGTAGGTTAAGAACTATGATATCTTAGGTTCCAAATCTCAGCAGAGGCAAAAGTATTCGGTGATTTTTTCCCATGAGAATATTTACACAAATAGCTGGTCGAATTCACTATTTACCTTTTCTAGCCAATATACATCAATCATATAATGATTGTACACGATTATGTATATAATGTACGTGGATTATTCATATATTATACATACATCGGTTATTTTAAGTTTAAGCGCTTGGATAGGCGGTTATTTAAGTTaaaaagaattaacccaaatagccgctcACCCAACCGCTTAAATTTAAAATAGTCGGTTGAggtatatatgcataatttatatattatatgtgtataataatcaatatataatctatgtatatagttagaaaaagaaaacaatgaATATCTCTGATTACTTGTGTAAAGATCCCTTAAGTTAATTCTTCTATGTCGAGACCTTGGTGGATAGAGCTACCCGGTACTTATACTGGTGGAAGAAAGCAAGTACTATCTGAAATTAGTCAAGGTGCGCGCAAGCTGGTTGAACACCGCAACTATAAAAAAAATGTACTTAACAACATGAAAATTTCTTCCAAGTTAATATTGTGTATTTTTTAActgaaattccttttttttttctttttattattgttgttgttgctgttgctgcagTGTGATAGAAAGTGTGGGTGAAAAGGTCAAAATTTTGAAAGAAGGAGACATAGTGATACCACATTTCTTAGGAGAATGTGGAGATTGTCCCAATTGCAAGTCTAAAAAGTCCAATTTATGCCACAAATACCCTTTGAATTTCAGTGGATTATTGTTAGATGGAACATCAAGAATGTCAATTAAAGGGCAAAGGATTTACCACCATGTTAGCTGCTCAACATTATCAGAATACCTAGTTCTTGATCAAAATTATGTTATTAAGATTGATCCTAGGCTCCCTATTGAACATGCTGCTTTCCTTTGTTGTGCATTTACAACTGGATTTGGATCAACATTTAAGGATGTCAATATTGAAAAAGGATCAACTGTTGCTGTCCTTGGTCTTGGAGGTGTTGGACTTGGCGTAAGTATATTCGCTAAATAATTTCGTTATTATTTAATGACTCTATTATTATAGTTCCGAGATATATAACAACTtctccaaccaaacgacccctaagtgttCTGAATCTACACTATTAGGGCATAGACACCTTGTTCCAAGCGGTGTCACGTGACAACACTTTGTCGAATTATTTTTcataatatgtatatataaataataattaaaaattaggtataaatataataaataataccGCTTGTTGTTACAGTAATTTATTCATTTGCTCAATTCTTCAAATATTGGCACCACTTACTAAAATTCTCGCATATGTCCTTGAGTTTTTTGAACACTAAGTGATCGATTTTCCAAAAGGTAATAGTTTGTATTTAAAGTAAATTTCTCATTCCCCATCCTAACTAATAGCAAAAAAGGGGGGAACATTGAAAAGTAAAAATTTGTgagaaattattttaaataatagtaGCTTTGTTAACAAAAGCTACTGAGAGGGGAGGTATTTGTTTCCAAAGcctgatcaaaacacttatttaGTTATTTGGTAGTTTATTTATAAGCTTTTTAAATATGCACGGATACTTCCAAAAAAATAACACTACCAATATAATTTAACATGTTATTTACCAATTACACTATCAATTGCTAATAGTATATACTTATCATAGAGATGTACCTATAGCCAATACTTCttttctttagccgagggtctatccaAAATAatggtttgttattgttgttgttattgtatagaAATATATCTATAATTATTGTATTATAACCTGATTGTGTAAGTATCTTTATACTGTTAGTGTTTAGAAGGTAAACTCTTTTCTTAAATAACATGGAGTAATTCATTTctcccttttctcttttttcttttcttacgaTTTCTAAATTAAGGAAATTTTGTTTCTTGAAAATACAGGTAGTAGAAGGTGCTAGACAAAAAGAGGCAGCCAAAATCATTGGGATTGATATACACGAAATAAAGAGTGAAAAAGCAAAGATTTTTGGGGTTACTGATTTTATAAATATTAAGGTCAGTGAAAAATCAGTTTCAGAATTAGTTAAAGAAGCCACTGGTGGACTTGGTGTTGACTACTTctttgagtgtacaaatgtgcCTGACCTTATGATCAATGAAGCCATTCAATCCACAAGAATGGTATGTTTAcaaaactctccaaaatattATCAAATTTTACAATATATCTAGAGCggaaatataatttttcttaaagAAATTAAGTATAAGTTCTAGAATTTAGTAAAATGATTCGGCAGATCATATACTTTATGCTAGAATTTCAGAGGCTTTTTAGTAGGCGTTTGgagataaaaattataatttttgaaaaaagtaatATTTGGCGATAAGTTGAAAAATTgtatttggaatttgaaattatgtttgaacatgtatttcacttgaaaaatacTGCAGTTTTGTGACTGGGGAAAAAATTTCTAAACTTTTTGAATAAGTggtttggaaaactcattttcgattttttttaaaaaacttgtaaaattttatggacaaatacatttttaaattttttaaaattttattttatggacAAACGGGCTTTAAGAGAAAGACGgcagtagatttttttttttttttggctctaATATGACGTGAACATGGGAATTGCATTGTCGAGCAGAGGGTAAAAAGGAATTTGATATTGCAAGTTTGATGACCGAGAGGGTTGAAAAATTATTGATTGGTTTGTGCAAAAATATCCCTTTAGAGGCTCTTATATAAATTTGTCCAAAAATCTAATTATATAATAGCTACGCACACATCGTAAAAATGACACCAGATAAGCACTCAAAAGGGATGCTATTTAAAAATTAGCCAGCGTGTCCTGAATTACAGTTTTTCTGAACAACTTTTTGTCCTGAAATTAAGATTATTAGTTTAAAATTCAGGACAAAATAGTATtggctaatctctaaatagcattCCTGAGAATGACGTCCCCTAGGCATAGCTTAAAATCTTTAATTAAAGCCTCTTTAAATGCAGTTATGTACCAAATATGTTTGTATGTTACATTGTATAATTTcacttttgaaatttaaaaacatagTTTTTAATTTTCCATTTTGTAGTTAATTTTACTTTGTTTAAATAACTATGTTTGTGTGAGTTGAATAATATTGGGACAACCAATTATTAGGGTTATGGCACAGTGATATTGCTTGGGGCTGGACTTGAATTAGATTGGCAAATGAGTTATGTTCCTCTCATGCTTGGTCGGACACTCAAAGGATCCATCTATGGTGGCATTAGAACTCGCACAGACCTTCCATATATATTTGACAAATGTATTAACAAGGTACGAATACTAAAAAATATTTGCTATTTGAGAACGAGGGTTAAATCATCTAATTTTTAATGTAAATTTAAATATCATTtcatctatttttttaaaat
It encodes the following:
- the LOC107800476 gene encoding 8-hydroxygeraniol oxidoreductase-like isoform X1, which produces MNSDSHRVISCKAAVVWKSGEELKLEEIEVDPPNSTEVRIKMMYASLCGTDVLCCNGFPKPLFPRIPGHEGVGVIESVGEKVKILKEGDIVIPHFLGECGDCPNCKSKKSNLCHKYPLNFSGLLLDGTSRMSIKGQRIYHHVSCSTLSEYLVLDQNYVIKIDPRLPIEHAAFLCCAFTTGFGSTFKDVNIEKGSTVAVLGLGGVGLGVVEGARQKEAAKIIGIDIHEIKSEKAKIFGVTDFINIKVSEKSVSELVKEATGGLGVDYFFECTNVPDLMINEAIQSTRMGYGTVILLGAGLELDWQMSYVPLMLGRTLKGSIYGGIRTRTDLPYIFDKCINKEIKLDELLTHEVSLNDVNKAFEYLKEPNCVKVLIKF
- the LOC107800476 gene encoding 8-hydroxygeraniol oxidoreductase-like isoform X2, yielding MQVCVELMFYAAMAFQSVIESVGEKVKILKEGDIVIPHFLGECGDCPNCKSKKSNLCHKYPLNFSGLLLDGTSRMSIKGQRIYHHVSCSTLSEYLVLDQNYVIKIDPRLPIEHAAFLCCAFTTGFGSTFKDVNIEKGSTVAVLGLGGVGLGVVEGARQKEAAKIIGIDIHEIKSEKAKIFGVTDFINIKVSEKSVSELVKEATGGLGVDYFFECTNVPDLMINEAIQSTRMGYGTVILLGAGLELDWQMSYVPLMLGRTLKGSIYGGIRTRTDLPYIFDKCINKEIKLDELLTHEVSLNDVNKAFEYLKEPNCVKVLIKF